From Spiroplasma eriocheiris, the proteins below share one genomic window:
- the ligA gene encoding NAD-dependent DNA ligase LigA yields the protein MNFNEAQKRVEFLKEQINKWNYEYYVLDNPSVSDQEYDRAMQELMALETEHRELITFDSPTQRVSGEVSDKFNKYEHQSPMLSLANAFNLEDLHHFDDQIKELTGLSEIEYTCELKIDGLSISLIYENHLLKIGATRGDGTTGEDVTVNIKKIRSVPLKIDQENLTVRGEVYLSKNDFEKINKEREANEEPLFANPRNAAAGTLRQLDSSIIAKRNLSAFLYYYVNATNDGIKTQSEALQRLAALKFKINKEFRVCKNIDEVWDYVQTYQAKREDLEYEIDGIVIKVNDLSLYNRIGYTAKNPKWAIAYKFPAEIVITKILNIFPSVGRTGRITYNAQLEPVRIAGTIVKAATLHNASFIIDKDIRIGDDVKVKKAGDIIPEVISYLPEKRSKNAKKWQEATHCPVCHSLLERTAGEVDQYCINSLCSKKITRSLEHFCSRNAMNIEGISEKIIEKLFNLNYLKSFSNLYELEKYHQEIVELENFGEKSYQNMINSINNSKTNSLEKLLFGLGIRHVGQKTAKLIARKFLTMEMIASATFEELATINDVGPIVATSVVDYFKIAENINEVKKLAQLGINMTYQPSTNNNSNKFENYRFVITGTLSKPREYFKDLIESMGGATSDSVSSKTTFVLAGTDPGSKITKAAKLNVKIISEEDFNKLLNS from the coding sequence ATGAATTTTAATGAAGCACAAAAACGAGTGGAATTTTTAAAAGAACAAATCAACAAATGAAATTATGAATATTATGTTTTAGATAATCCAAGTGTTAGTGACCAGGAATACGACCGGGCTATGCAAGAATTAATGGCGTTAGAAACTGAACATCGTGAATTAATTACTTTTGATTCACCGACCCAACGAGTATCAGGAGAAGTAAGCGATAAATTTAATAAATATGAGCACCAAAGCCCAATGCTAAGTTTGGCTAATGCTTTTAACTTGGAGGATCTCCACCATTTTGATGACCAAATTAAGGAACTAACAGGATTAAGTGAAATTGAATACACTTGTGAGTTAAAGATTGATGGGTTATCAATATCATTAATTTATGAAAATCATTTATTAAAAATTGGAGCGACCCGCGGGGATGGTACAACGGGAGAAGATGTAACTGTTAATATTAAAAAGATTAGATCAGTTCCGTTAAAAATTGACCAGGAAAATTTAACTGTCCGTGGCGAAGTTTATTTATCAAAAAATGATTTTGAAAAAATTAATAAAGAACGCGAAGCAAATGAAGAGCCATTATTTGCTAATCCTCGCAATGCTGCTGCCGGAACATTACGTCAGTTAGATTCAAGTATTATTGCAAAACGAAATTTAAGTGCTTTTTTATATTACTATGTTAATGCTACTAATGATGGGATTAAAACCCAAAGTGAAGCTTTACAACGCTTAGCTGCTTTAAAGTTTAAAATTAATAAGGAGTTTCGTGTTTGTAAAAATATTGATGAAGTATGAGACTATGTTCAAACATACCAGGCAAAACGTGAAGATTTAGAATATGAAATTGATGGAATTGTTATTAAAGTCAATGATTTAAGTTTATATAACCGAATTGGGTATACAGCTAAAAACCCTAAATGAGCAATTGCCTATAAATTCCCAGCCGAAATTGTCATTACCAAAATTCTAAATATCTTTCCATCTGTTGGAAGAACTGGGCGGATCACTTATAATGCGCAGTTAGAACCTGTGCGGATTGCCGGAACCATTGTTAAAGCTGCAACATTACATAATGCTTCTTTTATTATTGATAAAGATATTCGTATTGGTGATGATGTCAAAGTTAAAAAAGCGGGTGATATTATTCCAGAAGTAATCAGTTATTTACCAGAAAAAAGAAGTAAAAATGCTAAAAAGTGACAAGAAGCCACCCATTGCCCGGTATGTCATTCATTATTAGAACGGACAGCAGGAGAAGTTGATCAGTACTGTATTAATTCTTTATGTAGTAAAAAAATCACCAGATCATTAGAACATTTTTGCTCACGCAATGCGATGAATATTGAGGGAATTAGTGAAAAAATTATTGAAAAATTATTTAATTTAAATTATTTAAAAAGTTTTAGTAACTTGTATGAATTAGAAAAATACCACCAAGAAATAGTGGAGTTAGAGAACTTTGGTGAAAAATCATATCAAAATATGATTAATTCAATTAATAATTCAAAAACTAATTCCTTGGAGAAATTATTATTTGGGTTAGGGATTCGTCATGTGGGGCAAAAAACCGCCAAATTAATTGCGCGAAAATTTTTAACAATGGAAATGATTGCATCAGCTACTTTTGAAGAGTTGGCAACTATTAATGATGTTGGTCCGATTGTGGCAACTAGTGTTGTTGATTATTTCAAAATTGCAGAAAATATTAACGAAGTAAAAAAACTAGCGCAGTTAGGAATTAATATGACATATCAACCAAGTACTAATAATAATTCTAATAAATTTGAAAATTATCGTTTTGTAATTACTGGTACTTTATCAAAACCCCGTGAATATTTCAAAGATTTGATTGAAAGTATGGGAGGGGCAACTTCAGATAGTGTAAGTAGTAAAACAACTTTTGTGTTAGCAGGAACTGATCCAGGAAGTAAAATTACCAAAGCAGCGAAATTAAATGTTAAAATAATAAGTGAAGAGGATTTTAATAAATTATTAAATTCATAG
- a CDS encoding endonuclease codes for MKSILKLLFSFTIATPIPLNIISCYPTINHDDKSTINVELDPYLYQYYTPINNLGGSSLIKTLANLITTTQHPITYKEVWTVFNAAYQDKFYKKDNSIIDVYSTVFHGESPYTYQPQKDQCHGQPVSGEGTCYNREHIIPQSLFKKRMPMVADAYHILPSDAFVNNKRADYPHDVVVTATFRSKNGSKYGTNANGETVFEPTNDFKGIVARSYLYFAIRYYNQIPNNWGWIKHSYPFINEHYLTTYLNWANNYHPQEFEIYSNNIISKYQHNRNPFVDLPILTSLIWDPAFQNEQLHLIEKRTKN; via the coding sequence ATGAAAAGTATTTTAAAATTATTATTTTCTTTCACAATAGCAACCCCAATTCCACTAAATATTATTAGTTGCTATCCAACAATTAACCACGATGATAAGAGTACTATTAATGTGGAATTGGACCCATATTTGTATCAATATTATACCCCCATTAATAATTTGGGTGGTTCATCATTAATTAAAACTTTAGCAAATTTAATTACTACAACCCAACACCCAATAACATATAAAGAAGTTTGAACTGTCTTTAATGCAGCTTATCAAGACAAATTTTATAAAAAGGATAACTCAATTATTGATGTCTACTCCACAGTTTTTCATGGTGAATCCCCTTACACATACCAACCACAAAAAGATCAATGCCATGGTCAACCTGTTAGTGGCGAAGGAACTTGTTATAACCGGGAACATATTATCCCCCAGTCCCTTTTTAAAAAACGAATGCCTATGGTGGCTGATGCCTACCATATCCTCCCTAGTGATGCTTTTGTAAATAATAAGCGAGCAGATTATCCCCATGATGTTGTAGTAACTGCTACTTTCCGAAGTAAAAATGGCAGTAAATATGGAACAAATGCAAATGGTGAAACTGTTTTTGAACCCACAAATGACTTTAAAGGAATAGTAGCTCGTTCATATTTATACTTTGCAATCCGTTACTATAATCAAATTCCTAATAATTGAGGATGAATCAAACATAGTTACCCTTTCATTAATGAACATTATTTAACCACTTATTTAAATTGAGCTAATAATTATCATCCTCAAGAATTTGAAATTTATAGCAATAATATTATTAGTAAATACCAACATAATCGAAATCCCTTCGTTGATTTACCAATTTTAACAAGTTTAATTTGAGATCCCGCGTTTCAAAATGAGCAGCTCCATTTAATTGAAAAAAGAACTAAAAACTAA
- a CDS encoding PTS sugar transporter subunit IIA, with protein MGLFGHKNKEIQIIAPVDGEVIAIEEVTDEIFSQKMLGDGLGIKPAKGNFVAPMEGKLMTVFPTGHAYGIKHKSGVEMLLHVGMDTVSLNGEGFDIKVKQDQAVSQGDLLCNVDLDKIKDKVPSLDTPMVFTPDSMNGKTIEVVKKGKVSQGDVIAIIK; from the coding sequence ATGGGATTATTCGGACATAAAAATAAAGAAATTCAAATTATCGCACCCGTTGATGGTGAAGTTATTGCAATTGAAGAAGTAACAGATGAAATTTTTTCACAAAAAATGTTAGGAGATGGTTTAGGAATTAAACCAGCGAAAGGAAATTTTGTGGCTCCAATGGAAGGTAAATTAATGACAGTTTTCCCGACTGGCCATGCTTATGGAATTAAGCATAAATCAGGAGTTGAAATGTTATTGCATGTTGGGATGGACACTGTTTCTTTAAATGGTGAAGGGTTTGATATTAAAGTTAAACAAGATCAAGCAGTTAGTCAAGGTGATTTATTATGTAATGTTGACTTAGATAAAATTAAAGACAAAGTACCTAGTTTAGATACTCCAATGGTTTTCACTCCTGATTCAATGAATGGGAAAACAATTGAAGTTGTTAAAAAAGGAAAAGTTAGCCAAGGAGATGTAATTGCGATTATTAAATAA